TTCTGATTGCAACCATGCTGAGTGCACAGTGTACGGATGCAAGAGTAAATATTGTGACGGCAGATCTGTTTCAGAAATATGATACACTGGAGAAGTTTGCCAATGCGGATTTAAAAGAGCTGGAACAAGATATCAAGCCGACCGGATTCTACCACAATAAGGCGAAAAATATCATTGCCTGTACCAGAGATCTGCTGTACAGATTCGGTGGTGAAGTGCCTAGGAGTCTGGAGGATCTGACTTCTCTGGCAGGTGTCGGGCGAAAGACGGCGAATGTGATCCGGGGAAACATCTATCATGATCCGAGTGTGGTGGTAGATACACATGTAAAACGGATATCCAGACGCCTTGGCCTGACAAAAAACGAAGATCCGGAAAAGATTGAAACGGATCTGATGAAAGAACTGCCAAAAGATCACTGGATCTTATATAATATTCAGATCATTACTTTCGGACGGTCGATTTGTACGGCAAGAAGTCCAAAATGTGAGCAGTGCTTCTTGCAAAAATACTGCAAAGAGTTTAAAATGTAACCTAAAATACCCATTGGGTATGAGAATTTAAAGAGGTGAAAACAGTGGATTTTAATGATAAAAGAGTCAAAAGAGTGATTGCGATCGGAGCGCTGGTACTGGTCGTTGCGATGATCGCGACGATGATCCTGCCATATCTGGTATAGAAAAGTGGCTGTTGCGAACAGGAACATAGAGGGTTAAGGGAGACGGAAACGATGAAAGTTGGAAATGTATCACAGACAGTTTTAAAACGTTCTGTACTGAAACAACTGCATACAAAAAGAAAAGAGATTCTGACAGACCTTTCGGTGGAAGAGATGTGTACTGCGGTACAGATCAGGGACACAGAAGATGTGGTCTTTGCTTCGGCTGTAGTTTCTGGAAATTCCAAAAATATCGGGGTATATGCGATCATGCGTGCCGTGTTGGATCTGGAGACAAGGGGGGCTTCGGCAATTGGTGTTTCGGTACAGGTGATTCTGCCAACATATGCTTATGAGTCGCGGTTAAAAGAGATGTTCCGCTGTATGGAAGAACGGTGTGCATCCTGGGGGATTGCAATAACATGTGCAAAGGCAGAGACCAGTCCTGCAGTGAGCCAGTCCGTGGTATCGGTGACTGCGGCAGGAAGTGTGGAAAAAGGACAGCTGCGTACGCTTGCTCAGGCGGAGCCGAATCAGGAAATCGTACTTTGTGGTTCGATCGCAGCAGAAGGCGTACTGCGTATTTTCGATGAGAAGAGAGAAGAGCTTTCAAAGCGGTTTGTTCCGGCATTTATGCGTCAGATCCAGGGGATAGAATCAGAACTGGAGGTTTTCCATGCGCTTCGCAGTGTGAAGCAGGAAAATACACCAAAAGGGGAACCACTGGTGACTGCAATGCAGCAGATTGGAAGCGGTGGAATCCTGGCGTCTCTCTGGGAACTGACAGAGGCGGCAAATGTGGGAATGCAGATTGAAATGTCCCGGATTTCAATTCGGCAGGAATGTGTGGAAGTCTGTGAATATTATCACCTGAATCCGTATCAGATGACTTCCGCAGGAACGGTTCTGATGGTTACCAGAGACGGCAATGCTCTTGTGCGGTGTCTGGAAGAGAGTGGGGCACGAGCCAGTGTGCTTGGGGTTACAACGGCAGATCATGCAAAAGTAATCACAAGCGGAGACGAAGTGCGTTATCTGGACAGACCTGCTCCGGATGAATTGATGCGCTGGTGGGAAGAGCAGGCACAAAAAGAGGTAAGATCAGAATAAGGAGAATAAAAACGATGGAAAAGCGAGAATTGATCCGAAAAGAAATTTTATACTATATAGAGAAAAACAGCAGAGCCAATCTTGGAGAACTGGCAGTACTGCTTGGAACAGATGAGGTGACAGTTGCCAATGAGATTGCAGAGATGGAGAAAGACAAAGTAATCTGTGGATATCACACGCTGATCGACTGGGACAAAGCAGGTGTGGAGCTTGTGACAGCATTGATCGAAGTGCGTATGACACCGCAGAGAAGTCAGGGATTTGACAAGATTGCAGAGCGCATCTGCAACTATCCGGAGGTACATGCAGTGTATCTGATTTCCGGCGGCTATGACCTTCTGGTTTCTCTGGAAGGAAAGACTTTAAAAGAAGTGTCGCAGTTTGTTTCAGAAAAACTTTCTACTCTGGATTCAGTGATCAGTACAGCGACTCATTTTATTTTGAAGAAATATAAAGACCACGGAACGATCCTTTCTTCAAAAAGTGAGTCAGAAAGGATGCTGGTGACACCGTAATGAGAAATCCATTATCAAAAAAGATCGTAGAGATCCAGCCGTCCGGCATCCGTAAATTTTTTGACGTGGCAAATGAGATGAAGGATGCGATTTCTCTGGGTGTTGGAGAACCGGATTTTGATACGCCGTGGAGAATCCGTGAGGAAGGCATTTTTTCTCTGGAAAAGGGACGTACATTTTATACATCCAATGCAGGACTCAAAGAACTAAGAGAAGAGATCTGCAGCTATCTGGAGCGGAAAATCGGAGTATCTTATGATCCGATGCAAGAGACCATGGTGACAGTCGGCGGAAGTGAGGCCATTGATGTGGCACTTCGCTGTATGCTGGATCCGGGAGATGAGGTTCTGATTCCGCAGCCGAGTTATGTATCATATCTTCCATGTACGATCATGGCAGATGGCGTGCCTGTGATCATTCCGCTTCAGTACGAAAATGAATTTAAGCTGACAGTGGAGGATCTGAAAAAAGCAGTGACGCCGAAGACAAAAGTTCTGGTGATGCCGTTTCCGAACAATCCGACCGGATCGATCATGACAAAAGCAGATCTGGAGCCGGTGGCAGAGTTTATCAAAGAGCATGACCTGTACGTGCTCTCCGATGAGATCTATTCGGAATTAAGTTATCAGGGAGATCACGTTTCAATTGCAGCTCTGCCGGGGATGAGGGAGAGAACGATTGTGATCAACGGATTTTCCAAAGGCTTTGCCATGACAGGATGGCGTCTGGGATATTGCTGCGGACCAAAGCTGATCATTGAGCAGATGGTAAAGCTGCATCAGTATGCCATTATGTGTGCGCCGACAAACAGTCAGTATGCAGCGATCGAGGGACTGCGCCACTGCGGAGATGAAGTAGAGGAAATGAGAAAATCCTACAATCAGAGAAGGCGTTTCCTGATGCATGAATTCAAAAGAATGGGACTGGAATGTTTTGAGCCGTTCGGAGCTTTTTACGTGTTCCCGAATATCAGTGAATTCGGCATGACTTCGGAAGAATTTGCAACCCGCTTTTTGATGGAAGAAAAAGTTGCAGTCGTACCGGGAACTGCATTTGGAGAGTGTGGAGAGGGATTCTTGCGTATTTCCTATGCATATTCTCTGGAAGATCTGAAGGTGGCGCTGGGAAGACTGGAGCGCTTTATTGAAAAACTGAGAAATGAGGATAAAGCATCATGTTAAATATCGTGTTACATGAGCCGGAGATCCCGGCAAATACAGGAAATATCGGAAGAACCTGTGTTGCTACGAATACCAGACTGCATCTGATCGAGCCGCTGGGATTTCGTCTCAACGAGAAAGCATTAAAGCGTGCGGGGATGGATTACTGGGCAGATCTGGACGTAAGAACGTACATCAATTTTGAGGATTTTCTGGAGAAGAATCCGGGAGCAAAAATCTACATGGCGACAACAAAGGCTCCGAAAGTCTATACGGAAGTACAGTATGAGCCGGACTGCTATATCATGTTTGGAAAAGAGAGCGCCGGCATTCCGGAAGAGATTCTTGTGAACCATAAAGAGGACTGCGTGCGGATTCCCATGGTGGGAGACATCCGGTCTTTAAATCTTGGAAATTCAGTTGCCATTATTTTGTATGAAGCACTTCGCCAGCAGAATTTTGCGCATATGAATCTGGAAGGACATCTGCATGAGCTGAGCTGGGAACAGCAATAGAATGAAATAGAGAAAATCAGGAAAAAATGGTCTTATATGCAATGATGCAGTAAGATCATTTTTTTCAATGTAAATCTGGACATCTCTTGCTTGTTGTAGTATAATTCAAATAAACAGTTCCACAATATAAAAACCAGTTTCACAATATGAAACTAAAATCGATAGGAAAGAATGTCAGGAGGAATCAAGATGGGAAACAACAGATTTGATTTATTATCATTAGGTGAGATTTTGTTGAGATTATCCCCGCCGGATAATGAAAGGATCGTCAGTGGGGAGACATTCCAGAAGCAGGTTGGCGGTGCAGAGCTCAATGTCGTGTCGGGAGTTTCGATTCTGGGGCTTCGCACAGGCGTTGTCTCCAAGCTGCCGGACAATGCACTCGGAATCTATGCAAAAGATAAGGTACGTTTCTGCGGAGTAAGCGATGATTTTCTGGTATATGATGACAGTCAGGATGCCCGTCTCGGGATTTACTACTATGAGAATGGTGCTTATCCGAGAAAGCCGGGAGTGGTGTATGACAGAAGACACACTTCTTTTGACAAGATCAGTCTGGAAGAACTGCCAAAGGAGATGTTCCAGAGCACCAGATGTTTCCACACAAGCGGGATCACACTGGCATTGAGTGAAAATATCCGCCGTACTGCCATCGAGATGATCAAACGATTTAAGGAAAACGGTACACTGATTTCGTTTGATGTGAATTTCCGTGGAAATCTCTGGACAGGACCGGAGGCGAAAGCATGTATTGAAGAGATTCTTCCGTATGTGGATATCTTTTTCTGCTCAGAAGAGACCGCAAGGCTGACATTCTTAAAAGAAGGCGATGCGAAGCGTATCATGAAGAGCTTCACACAGGAATATCCGATCTCTGTGGTGGCTTCTACACAGAGAATCGTACACAGTCCGAAAAAGCATACGTTCGGTTCAGTAATCTACAGTGCGAAAGAGGATTGCTATTACGAAGAGGAGCCATATCGCAACATTGAAGTCGTAGACCGGATTGGAAGCGGAGATGCGTATGTATCGGGGGCGTTATACGGACTTCTTGCGTATGATTTTGACTGTCAGAAAGCATTGGAGTATGGGAAT
This window of the Mediterraneibacter gnavus ATCC 29149 genome carries:
- a CDS encoding aminotransferase class I/II-fold pyridoxal phosphate-dependent enzyme; its protein translation is MRNPLSKKIVEIQPSGIRKFFDVANEMKDAISLGVGEPDFDTPWRIREEGIFSLEKGRTFYTSNAGLKELREEICSYLERKIGVSYDPMQETMVTVGGSEAIDVALRCMLDPGDEVLIPQPSYVSYLPCTIMADGVPVIIPLQYENEFKLTVEDLKKAVTPKTKVLVMPFPNNPTGSIMTKADLEPVAEFIKEHDLYVLSDEIYSELSYQGDHVSIAALPGMRERTIVINGFSKGFAMTGWRLGYCCGPKLIIEQMVKLHQYAIMCAPTNSQYAAIEGLRHCGDEVEEMRKSYNQRRRFLMHEFKRMGLECFEPFGAFYVFPNISEFGMTSEEFATRFLMEEKVAVVPGTAFGECGEGFLRISYAYSLEDLKVALGRLERFIEKLRNEDKASC
- a CDS encoding sugar kinase codes for the protein MGNNRFDLLSLGEILLRLSPPDNERIVSGETFQKQVGGAELNVVSGVSILGLRTGVVSKLPDNALGIYAKDKVRFCGVSDDFLVYDDSQDARLGIYYYENGAYPRKPGVVYDRRHTSFDKISLEELPKEMFQSTRCFHTSGITLALSENIRRTAIEMIKRFKENGTLISFDVNFRGNLWTGPEAKACIEEILPYVDIFFCSEETARLTFLKEGDAKRIMKSFTQEYPISVVASTQRIVHSPKKHTFGSVIYSAKEDCYYEEEPYRNIEVVDRIGSGDAYVSGALYGLLAYDFDCQKALEYGNAAGAVKNTIKGDLPSCSKREMDAIIRNHKHVGPELEMDR
- a CDS encoding Lrp/AsnC family transcriptional regulator; amino-acid sequence: MEKRELIRKEILYYIEKNSRANLGELAVLLGTDEVTVANEIAEMEKDKVICGYHTLIDWDKAGVELVTALIEVRMTPQRSQGFDKIAERICNYPEVHAVYLISGGYDLLVSLEGKTLKEVSQFVSEKLSTLDSVISTATHFILKKYKDHGTILSSKSESERMLVTP
- a CDS encoding AIR synthase family protein, which produces MKVGNVSQTVLKRSVLKQLHTKRKEILTDLSVEEMCTAVQIRDTEDVVFASAVVSGNSKNIGVYAIMRAVLDLETRGASAIGVSVQVILPTYAYESRLKEMFRCMEERCASWGIAITCAKAETSPAVSQSVVSVTAAGSVEKGQLRTLAQAEPNQEIVLCGSIAAEGVLRIFDEKREELSKRFVPAFMRQIQGIESELEVFHALRSVKQENTPKGEPLVTAMQQIGSGGILASLWELTEAANVGMQIEMSRISIRQECVEVCEYYHLNPYQMTSAGTVLMVTRDGNALVRCLEESGARASVLGVTTADHAKVITSGDEVRYLDRPAPDELMRWWEEQAQKEVRSE
- a CDS encoding tRNA (cytidine(34)-2'-O)-methyltransferase, with the translated sequence MLNIVLHEPEIPANTGNIGRTCVATNTRLHLIEPLGFRLNEKALKRAGMDYWADLDVRTYINFEDFLEKNPGAKIYMATTKAPKVYTEVQYEPDCYIMFGKESAGIPEEILVNHKEDCVRIPMVGDIRSLNLGNSVAIILYEALRQQNFAHMNLEGHLHELSWEQQ
- the nth gene encoding endonuclease III; translated protein: MKKRTKEILAILDEQYGREYVCYLNYETPWQLLIATMLSAQCTDARVNIVTADLFQKYDTLEKFANADLKELEQDIKPTGFYHNKAKNIIACTRDLLYRFGGEVPRSLEDLTSLAGVGRKTANVIRGNIYHDPSVVVDTHVKRISRRLGLTKNEDPEKIETDLMKELPKDHWILYNIQIITFGRSICTARSPKCEQCFLQKYCKEFKM